One part of the Arabidopsis thaliana chromosome 1 sequence genome encodes these proteins:
- a CDS encoding Serine protease inhibitor (SERPIN) family protein (Serine protease inhibitor (SERPIN) family protein; FUNCTIONS IN: serine-type endopeptidase inhibitor activity; INVOLVED IN: biological_process unknown; LOCATED IN: cellular_component unknown; CONTAINS InterPro DOMAIN/s: Protease inhibitor I4, serpin, plant (InterPro:IPR015554), Protease inhibitor I4, serpin (InterPro:IPR000215); BEST Arabidopsis thaliana protein match is: Serine protease inhibitor (SERPIN) family protein (TAIR:AT1G62170.1); Has 4088 Blast hits to 4071 proteins in 358 species: Archae - 60; Bacteria - 277; Metazoa - 2908; Fungi - 6; Plants - 282; Viruses - 407; Other Eukaryotes - 148 (source: NCBI BLink).) translates to MTKDRDFHLINGTSVSVSLMSSYKDQYIEAYDGFKVLKLPFRQGNDTSRNFSMHFYLPDEKDGLDNLVEKMASSVGFLDSHIPSQKVKVGEFGIPKFKIEFGFSASRAFNRLGLDEMALYQKACVEIDEEGAEAIAATAVVGGFGCAFVKRIDFVADHPFLFMIREDKTGTVLFVGQIFDPSYSS, encoded by the coding sequence ATGACGAAAGACCGAGACTTTCACCTTATCAATGGGACATCAGTTTCTGTGTCTCTCATGAGCAGCTATAAGGACCAATACATAGAGGCTTATGATGGTTTCAAGGTCCTAAAGCTCCCATTTCGACAAGGTAATGATACCAGTCGAAACTTCTCTATGCATTTCTATCTCCCTGATGAGAAAGATGGTTTGGATAATCTTGTGGAGAAAATGGCATCAAGTGTTGGTTTCTTGGATAGTCATATTCCGAGTCAAAAAGTTAAAGTTGGTGAATTCGGAATCCCAAAGTTTAAGATCGAATTCGGATTCTCGGCTTCAAGGGCTTTCAATAGATTGGGATTGGATGAAATGGCTTTGTACCAAAAAGCTTGTGttgagattgatgaagaaggtgcTGAAGCTATTGCCGCAACTGCTGTTGTTGGAGGCTTTGGATGTGCTTTTGTTAAGAGGATAGATTTTGTTGCTGATCATCCATTTCTTTTCATGATTAGAGAAGACAAAACCGGAACAGTTTTGTTCGTTGGTCAGATCTTTGAtccttcttattcttcttag
- a CDS encoding Serine protease inhibitor (SERPIN) family protein (Serine protease inhibitor (SERPIN) family protein; FUNCTIONS IN: serine-type endopeptidase inhibitor activity; INVOLVED IN: biological_process unknown; LOCATED IN: cellular_component unknown; CONTAINS InterPro DOMAIN/s: Protease inhibitor I4, serpin, plant (InterPro:IPR015554), Protease inhibitor I4, serpin (InterPro:IPR000215); BEST Arabidopsis thaliana protein match is: serpin 3 (TAIR:AT1G64030.1); Has 175 Blast hits to 172 proteins in 21 species: Archae - 0; Bacteria - 2; Metazoa - 0; Fungi - 0; Plants - 173; Viruses - 0; Other Eukaryotes - 0 (source: NCBI BLink).), with the protein MEDEGAMKKQNEVAMILSWHLFSTVAKHSNNVFSPASITAVFTMMASGPGSSLISDQILSFLGSSSIDELNSVFRVITTVFADGSNIGGPTIKVANGAWIDQSFSIDSSSKNLFENFFKAD; encoded by the coding sequence ATGGAGGATGAAGGAGCtatgaagaagcaaaacgaAGTCGCGATGATTCTTTCGTGGCATCTCTTCTCTACTGTAGCCAAACACTCTAACAACGTTTTCTCACCGGCGTCAATAACCGCAGTGTTCACCATGATGGCCTCTGGCCCCGGCAGTTCTTTGATCTCCGATCAAATCCTCTCCTTCCTCGGATCTTCTTCTATCGATGAGCTCAACTCCGTCTTCCGCGTCATTACTACTGTCTTCGCTGACGGTAGTAATATAGGCGGCCCAACGATCAAAGTGGCAAATGGCGCTTGGATCGATCAATCTTTCTCGATTGATTCGTCTTCCAAGAATCTCTTTGAGAATTTTTTCAAAGCTGATTAG
- the SRP3 gene encoding serpin 3 (serpin 3 (SRP3); FUNCTIONS IN: serine-type endopeptidase inhibitor activity; INVOLVED IN: DNA repair, response to DNA damage stimulus; LOCATED IN: cytosol; EXPRESSED IN: leaf whorl, sepal, fruit, flower, inflorescence; EXPRESSED DURING: petal differentiation and expansion stage; CONTAINS InterPro DOMAIN/s: Protease inhibitor I4, serpin (InterPro:IPR000215); BEST Arabidopsis thaliana protein match is: Serine protease inhibitor (SERPIN) family protein (TAIR:AT1G62170.1); Has 6508 Blast hits to 6454 proteins in 476 species: Archae - 66; Bacteria - 384; Metazoa - 5026; Fungi - 12; Plants - 344; Viruses - 461; Other Eukaryotes - 215 (source: NCBI BLink).), translating to MDVREAMKNQTHVAMILSGHVLSSAPKDSNVIFSPASINSAITMHAAGPGGDLVSGQILSFLRSSSIDELKTVFRELASVVYADRSATGGPKITAANGLWIDKSLPTDPKFKDLFENFFKAVYVPVDFRSEAEEVRKEVNSWVEHHTNNLIKDLLPDGSVTSLTNKIYANALSFKGAWKRPFEKYYTRDNDFYLVNGTSVSVPFMSSYENQYVRAYDGFKVLRLPYQRGSDDTNRKFSMYFYLPDKKDGLDDLLEKMASTPGFLDSHIPTYRDELEKFRIPKFKIEFGFSVTSVLDRLGLRSMSMYHKACVEIDEEGAEAAAATADGDCGCSLDFVEPPKKIDFVADHPFLFLIREEKTGTVLFVGQIFDPSGPCSGSNSDSDDY from the exons ATGGATGTAAGAGAAGCTATGAAGAACCAAACCCACGTTGCCATGATCCTTTCCGGGCACGTCTTATCTTCCGCGCCCAAAGACTCTAACGTCATCTTCTCACCGGCGTCAATAAACTCTGCGATCACGATGCACGCCGCTGGTCCCGGAGGTGATTTAGTCTCCGGCCAAATCCTCTCCTTCCTAAGATCATCTTCAATTGATGAGCTCAAAACCGTGTTCCGAGAACTAGCCTCCGTCGTCTATGCCGACAGAAGCGCCACCGGCGGCCCAAAGATAACGGCGGCGAATGGCCTTTGGATTGATAAATCACTTCCGACTGATCCCAAGTTCAAGGACCTCTTCGAGAACTTCTTTAAGGCTGTTTATGTTCCAGTAGATTTCCGATCAGAG gCTGAAGAAGTGCGTAAGGAGGTGAATTCATGGGTTGAACATCACACCAATAATCTGATCAAGGATCTTCTTCCTGATGGATCCGTGACAAGCCTAACCAACAAGATTTACGCAAACGCATTGTCTTTCAAGGGAGCTTGGAAAAGACCATTTGAAAAGTACTATACAAGAGATAATGACTTCTACCTTGTCAATGGCACATCAGTCTCTGTGCCATTCATGTCCAGCTATGAGAACCAATACGTAAGAGCTTATGACGGTTTCAAGGTCCTCAGGCTTCCTTACCAACGAGGCAGTGATGATACCAATCGTAAATTCTCAATGTATTTCTATCTCCCAGACAAGAAAGATGGATTGGATGATCTCTTGGAGAAAATGGCATCTACACCTGGATTCTTGGATAGTCACATTCCGACATATAGAGATGAACTTGAGAAATTTAGAATTCCAAAGTTTAAGATCGAATTCGGTTTTTCTGTTACAAGCGTTTTGGATCGATTGGGATTGCGTTCAATGTCAATGTACCATAAAGCTTGTGTcgagattgatgaagaaggtgcTGAAGCTGCGGCTGCTACTGCTGATGGAGATTGTGGTTGTTCTCTTGATTTTGTGGAGCCTCCTAAGAAGATAGATTTTGTGGCCGATcatccatttcttttcttgattcgAGAAGAAAAAACTGGAACCGTTTTGTTCGTTGGTCAGATCTTTGATCCTTCGGGACCTTGTTCGGGATCTAATTCGGACTCAGATGACTATTAA